Within the Acidobacteriota bacterium genome, the region CCAAACACATCTCGCGCGCCAAGGATCCAGTGGAAGACCTACCCGAGCACACACAAAAAGCCATCGGGGCCGGCCGGGCGCTTGCCCAAATCATCAAGATGCCAGAAATCCGGTTCCGCGAACTGGCACCGCTGCTTGCGCACGACGGAATCGACGCGACGTTTGAGATCCTGGACCAGGCCGAACACGATTTCAAGTATGCCGGATACATTGATTTGCAGCGGAACGATTTGAAACGGCTCGAGAAAAAGCTGGGGCGGCGCATCCCGGCGGATTTCGATTACGACCGCGTTCCTTCGCTTTCGCGGGAAATGCGCGAACGGTTGAAACGGATGCGGCCCGACTCACTGCTCGCCGCCGAACACATGCGAGGGATTACGCCGGCCGCCTTGTCAGCGCTGAGCGTTTTCATGGACATGGAGACTCACGCAGCAGATCAGGATACTACTGGTGAATAACCCGGAACCCCAACCCCGGCCGCTGGACAAGTATGTGTCGCTGCTCTATCACTGGAACCGGCGCATCCGGCTGGTTGGCGAGAAAGATCCTGAGACTTTCCGACGCAAGCACCTGGGTGAGGTGGTTGCCGCCTTCGATGTCTTGGCGCCTGTCGACTGGCAGCTGGCGATCGACATCGGATCCGGCAATGGGTTGGTGGCCGTGCCGCTGGCGCTGGTCAACCCGACGCGTTGGGTTGTCGCCATGGAACCCCGGCAGAAGAAATGCGCGTTTTTAAGAATGGTCAAGCATGAGCTTGGCTTGACCAATCTCGAGGTGACGGCGACGCGGCTCGAGACGTTCGTTGCCCCGGCGGAAGCACGAATATTATGGATGGCCAGGGCGCTCGAGATCACCCCCGCGCTCCTGGTCTCGATTTTACGCCGGCACCCCGGCGCCCATCTGCTGCTGTTTTCTGGGGAGGCATCCCCGGCGACTCAGGTTCTCACCGCCGGCCGGGAGATCCTGTCGGTAGTCGATCGGCAGACATCGGCCGTAGATCCGCGACGGACGGTCACGCTAGCCCGGATTCTCGGCTGATGTTTCACGTGAAACGCGGGCTGGAGTTTTCGCTTTCCCTCGGTGGGGGGGGTGTGCTAAATTTGTGCATTCTGCGGACCGAATTATGGGCAAGATCATCGCAATCGCCAACCAAAAGGGCGGGGTCGGCAAAACGACCACAGCCATCAACCTGTCTGCATGCTTTTCCTTGGCGGGTTTGAAAGTGCTGGTGGTTGACTGTGATTCCCAAGCCAACTGCAGCAGCGGGCTCGGGTCCGCGCGACGCAATGGTCGCAAGAGCATGTACCATGTCTTGGTCATGGGAGAACCGGTCGAGAACATTGTCCAGGCCACAGAGCTGGACAATCTCTTCTTGGCTCCGGCTGACAAGAACCTGGCAGGGGCTCCTGTCGAACTCATTGACATGGACGAGCGGGAGTATCTGTTACGACGCCAGTTGGATCGCATCCGTGACCAGTACGATTACATCCTCATCGACTCACCGCCGGCGATCAACCTGTTGACCATTAACGGACTGGTGGCAGCGGACTCGGTATTGATACCCATTCAGTGTGAATATTTTGCCCTTGAAGGGGTGACGGAATTGTGGGACACGCTGATCCGAGTCCGGCGGAATTTCAATCCGAATCTGGCCATCGAAGGCATGTTGTTGACGATGTTTGATGAACGGACCAATCTGTCCACCCAAGTCCGTAACGATCTGCTCAATTTTTTCAGGGACCAGGTCTTCCGGACCATCATTCCGCGGAATGTCCGTCTCGCCGAAGCACCCAGTTTTGGCAAACCGATCATTTTATACGATGCCCGCTCACGCGGAGCCAACGCTTATATCTCTCTGGCAAAGGAAATACTGGAAAATGAAAAGACGCGTGCTCGGTAAGGGCATGGACGCCCTGCTCCCATCGGTGGAGTTGGATGGAGCGCCTTTGACCGTCGACATCGATCTTCTCTATCCTAACCCGAAACAGCCTCGCCTGAGCTTCGGCCAGGATTCCCTGGACGAGTTGGCGGCCTCCATCCGCGAAAACGGGATTGTCCAGCCCATCATTGCCCGCCGCCGGGGAGACCGGTATGAGATCATCGCGGGGGAGCGGCGGTGGCGTGCGGCCCAAACGGCCGCTTTGACCAAAGTTCC harbors:
- a CDS encoding ParA family protein, whose amino-acid sequence is MGKIIAIANQKGGVGKTTTAINLSACFSLAGLKVLVVDCDSQANCSSGLGSARRNGRKSMYHVLVMGEPVENIVQATELDNLFLAPADKNLAGAPVELIDMDEREYLLRRQLDRIRDQYDYILIDSPPAINLLTINGLVAADSVLIPIQCEYFALEGVTELWDTLIRVRRNFNPNLAIEGMLLTMFDERTNLSTQVRNDLLNFFRDQVFRTIIPRNVRLAEAPSFGKPIILYDARSRGANAYISLAKEILENEKTRAR